The Larimichthys crocea isolate SSNF chromosome XI, L_crocea_2.0, whole genome shotgun sequence genome has a segment encoding these proteins:
- the trdn gene encoding triadin isoform X4, which produces MSSQANGGAAVPAARTNQRSFLDDVILTFSSPMAWLLVVALILTWSGVAIVLFDLLDYKTLTGGVRPMRSSTAAVRGDVVAQESTDWLEMIWTFAASLVAPDDAEEGIHQLTETLTSFHSEEL; this is translated from the exons ATGAGCAGTCAAGCTAACGGCGGGGCGGCAGTCCCTGCAGCTCGGACCAATCAGAGGTCATTTTTGGATGATGTCATTTTGACCTTTAGTTCTCCAATGGCCTGGCTGCTGGTTGTGGCTCTGATCCTCACATGGTCAGGAGTCGCCATCGTTCTCTTTGATCTGCTTGACTATAAAACTCTGACAG GTGGCGTTCGTCCAATGAGATCAAGCACCGCTGCAGTCCGTGGTGATGTCGTAGCTCAGGAGAGCACTGATTGGTTGGAGATGATCTGGACTTTTGCGGCCAGCCTGGTCGCTCCTGATGATGCGGAGGAAGGTATTCACCAGCTAACTGAAACCCTCACAT CTTTCCATTCTGAGGAGCTCTAA
- the trdn gene encoding triadin isoform X3, with amino-acid sequence MSSQANGGAAVPAARTNQRSFLDDVILTFSSPMAWLLVVALILTWSGVAIVLFDLLDYKTLTGLPPPAAIAKRGLRARGGVRPMRSSTAAVRGDVVAQESTDWLEMIWTFAASLVAPDDAEEGIHQLTETLTSFHSEEL; translated from the exons ATGAGCAGTCAAGCTAACGGCGGGGCGGCAGTCCCTGCAGCTCGGACCAATCAGAGGTCATTTTTGGATGATGTCATTTTGACCTTTAGTTCTCCAATGGCCTGGCTGCTGGTTGTGGCTCTGATCCTCACATGGTCAGGAGTCGCCATCGTTCTCTTTGATCTGCTTGACTATAAAACTCTGACAG gtctccctcctcctgctgccatCGCTAAGAGAGGTTTGAGGGCTAGAG GTGGCGTTCGTCCAATGAGATCAAGCACCGCTGCAGTCCGTGGTGATGTCGTAGCTCAGGAGAGCACTGATTGGTTGGAGATGATCTGGACTTTTGCGGCCAGCCTGGTCGCTCCTGATGATGCGGAGGAAGGTATTCACCAGCTAACTGAAACCCTCACAT CTTTCCATTCTGAGGAGCTCTAA
- the trdn gene encoding triadin isoform X1: MSSQANGGAAVPAARTNQRSFLDDVILTFSSPMAWLLVVALILTWSGVAIVLFDLLDYKTLTEYTSYCDDPVCLSPGLPPPAAIAKRGLRARGGVRPMRSSTAAVRGDVVAQESTDWLEMIWTFAASLVAPDDAEEGIHQLTETLTSFHSEEL, translated from the exons ATGAGCAGTCAAGCTAACGGCGGGGCGGCAGTCCCTGCAGCTCGGACCAATCAGAGGTCATTTTTGGATGATGTCATTTTGACCTTTAGTTCTCCAATGGCCTGGCTGCTGGTTGTGGCTCTGATCCTCACATGGTCAGGAGTCGCCATCGTTCTCTTTGATCTGCTTGACTATAAAACTCTGACAG AGTACACATCATACTGTGACGACCCCGTGTGTTTATCTCCcg gtctccctcctcctgctgccatCGCTAAGAGAGGTTTGAGGGCTAGAG GTGGCGTTCGTCCAATGAGATCAAGCACCGCTGCAGTCCGTGGTGATGTCGTAGCTCAGGAGAGCACTGATTGGTTGGAGATGATCTGGACTTTTGCGGCCAGCCTGGTCGCTCCTGATGATGCGGAGGAAGGTATTCACCAGCTAACTGAAACCCTCACAT CTTTCCATTCTGAGGAGCTCTAA
- the trdn gene encoding triadin isoform X2: MSSQANGGAAVPAARTNQRSFLDDVILTFSSPMAWLLVVALILTWSGVAIVLFDLLDYKTLTEYTSYCDDPVCLSPGLPPPAAIAKRGLRARGGVRPMRSSTAAVRGDVVAQESTDWLEMIWTFAASLVAPDDAEEAFHSEEL, translated from the exons ATGAGCAGTCAAGCTAACGGCGGGGCGGCAGTCCCTGCAGCTCGGACCAATCAGAGGTCATTTTTGGATGATGTCATTTTGACCTTTAGTTCTCCAATGGCCTGGCTGCTGGTTGTGGCTCTGATCCTCACATGGTCAGGAGTCGCCATCGTTCTCTTTGATCTGCTTGACTATAAAACTCTGACAG AGTACACATCATACTGTGACGACCCCGTGTGTTTATCTCCcg gtctccctcctcctgctgccatCGCTAAGAGAGGTTTGAGGGCTAGAG GTGGCGTTCGTCCAATGAGATCAAGCACCGCTGCAGTCCGTGGTGATGTCGTAGCTCAGGAGAGCACTGATTGGTTGGAGATGATCTGGACTTTTGCGGCCAGCCTGGTCGCTCCTGATGATGCGGAGGAAG CTTTCCATTCTGAGGAGCTCTAA